In Candidatus Nitrosotenuis uzonensis, one DNA window encodes the following:
- a CDS encoding winged helix-turn-helix domain-containing protein encodes MKIIGDILTTARDDLPDEHGASITYLIRKANISHGRISKILNTLVSQGLLEQTNSDGACKYKISNVGREFLQAYNTFNRFADSFGLTI; translated from the coding sequence ATGAAAATAATAGGAGATATCCTTACCACGGCGCGAGACGACTTGCCAGACGAGCATGGAGCATCCATAACATATCTGATTCGCAAAGCAAACATCTCACATGGTAGAATATCCAAAATTTTGAATACCCTTGTATCACAAGGACTCTTGGAACAGACAAATTCCGACGGAGCCTGCAAGTACAAGATAAGTAATGTAGGTAGGGAGTTTCTCCAAGCATATAATACGTTTAACAGATTTGCAGACAGTTTCGGCCTGACAATCTAG
- the cgi121 gene encoding KEOPS complex subunit Cgi121: MKFKAESLSVQLFHIIHKKGQNYRFLNSIRERFPDLILEGISQKCILSLTHAKKIISLSLFAQKQDLLLSKKLQTDILLRFACTTQISEAMMVSDIESENDFMLVAIGREIPKDLSFFISKYIKKQSDFRKNHAYLKKQFRISKKHLSAVLSDSPLEDLMVEKAAVLFK, encoded by the coding sequence TTGAAATTCAAAGCAGAGAGTCTTTCTGTTCAGTTGTTTCACATTATACATAAAAAGGGTCAGAATTATCGCTTTCTGAATTCTATTCGAGAAAGGTTTCCTGACTTGATCTTGGAAGGAATATCGCAAAAATGTATTCTGAGCCTCACACATGCAAAAAAAATCATATCGTTGTCTCTCTTTGCGCAAAAACAAGACTTGCTTTTATCAAAAAAACTCCAAACCGACATCTTGCTACGTTTTGCGTGCACTACCCAGATATCTGAAGCAATGATGGTATCTGACATAGAGTCAGAAAACGATTTCATGCTTGTTGCAATTGGGAGAGAAATTCCAAAAGACTTGTCCTTCTTTATCTCCAAATACATAAAAAAACAATCTGATTTTCGCAAAAACCACGCGTATCTAAAAAAACAATTCAGGATATCAAAAAAACATCTTTCTGCAGTACTTTCCGATTCTCCTCTCGAAGATTTGATGGTGGAAAAGGCAGCAGTTTTATTCAAATGA
- a CDS encoding THUMP domain-containing protein, which produces MELIVTCARHFEGETSKEIEGFLRELGDKSPEITITKFSGIITVKTTLCHTDIIKHVQKKFEEEPWAIRYTMRIIPMFQVVECDISSIADSAIFQAHKMKPDETYRITIEKRDSDIKSSEIITSIAEKLPNRVSLENYDWIILIQTLGNMCGISLVKDEDVLSVERLKRASFE; this is translated from the coding sequence TTGGAATTAATTGTCACCTGTGCTAGGCATTTTGAAGGGGAGACAAGTAAAGAGATTGAGGGTTTTTTAAGGGAGCTTGGAGACAAATCTCCGGAAATAACGATAACAAAATTTTCAGGAATCATCACAGTAAAGACCACACTCTGCCACACCGATATAATTAAACACGTACAAAAAAAATTCGAGGAAGAACCGTGGGCAATAAGATACACCATGAGAATAATACCAATGTTCCAAGTTGTAGAATGCGACATCAGCTCCATCGCAGATTCTGCAATATTTCAGGCACACAAAATGAAACCAGATGAGACATACAGAATTACAATAGAGAAAAGGGATTCAGACATTAAATCGTCTGAGATCATAACAAGCATAGCAGAAAAGCTGCCAAACAGAGTCTCGCTTGAAAATTATGATTGGATTATTCTTATTCAGACGCTTGGCAATATGTGCGGCATTTCGCTGGTAAAAGACGAGGACGTTTTAAGCGTAGAACGCCTAAAGCGAGCCTCATTTGAATAA
- a CDS encoding orotidine 5'-phosphate decarboxylase: MTSYRQAIRSLASEKSPLILANDYDKATNFESKTLQNIRNLSRYICAIKMNFHVLLPLGYKQIKKITKTAHDSGLVCIADIKLNDIGNTNNVTVRTLWDMGFDAVIVNPMMGPANLQNLVRLAHKNRKGIISLCHMSSPEAKVTYELPVDSQKTPLYHLFLKWAIKMQTDGIIVGATFPEIVMFCKKKTKNKLEIYSPGIGTQGGDIQKTIAAGSSYLIVGRTILAAKDPKQAAKSLFDLTKN; this comes from the coding sequence ATGACTAGCTACAGGCAAGCAATTCGGAGCCTCGCATCAGAAAAGAGCCCGCTGATCCTTGCAAACGATTATGATAAAGCAACTAACTTTGAGTCAAAAACTCTGCAAAATATAAGAAATCTGAGCAGATACATCTGCGCCATCAAGATGAACTTTCACGTGTTGCTTCCTCTTGGCTACAAACAGATAAAAAAAATAACAAAAACTGCACATGATTCTGGTCTTGTATGCATTGCAGACATCAAACTAAACGATATAGGAAACACCAACAACGTTACTGTTCGGACACTCTGGGACATGGGCTTTGATGCCGTTATCGTCAATCCTATGATGGGGCCTGCAAACCTGCAAAATCTGGTCCGCCTTGCGCACAAAAACAGGAAAGGCATAATCTCGTTATGCCATATGAGTTCACCTGAGGCCAAAGTTACGTACGAGCTTCCAGTAGACTCGCAAAAAACTCCACTTTATCATTTATTTCTCAAGTGGGCAATAAAGATGCAGACAGATGGAATCATAGTTGGAGCAACATTCCCTGAAATTGTGATGTTTTGTAAGAAAAAAACCAAAAACAAACTTGAGATTTACTCGCCGGGAATAGGAACACAGGGTGGTGACATACAAAAAACAATCGCCGCCGGATCATCCTACCTGATAGTCGGTAGAACTATACTTGCAGCAAAAGACCCAAAGCAAGCTGCCAAATCACTATTTGATCTGACCAAAAACTAA
- a CDS encoding MoaD/ThiS family protein, which translates to MITIKLLGGARKSFDSESIILDVNSITIGDLLEHLLSIKPNNTLDLDTKNILVAVNGIDSSALEGRNTLIQTNDTVSIIPVIHGGA; encoded by the coding sequence TTGATTACAATAAAACTATTGGGCGGCGCAAGAAAATCGTTTGATTCAGAAAGCATCATACTTGATGTTAATTCGATAACCATAGGTGACCTACTTGAACATCTGTTGTCAATAAAGCCAAATAACACACTCGATCTTGACACAAAAAATATCCTAGTTGCAGTAAACGGAATTGATTCTTCGGCGCTTGAAGGTCGTAATACATTGATACAAACAAACGATACTGTGAGCATAATCCCAGTAATCCATGGAGGTGCCTGA
- a CDS encoding Fe(2+)-trafficking protein, with translation MARNCTKCKSEIPDSEQLDPVASTYPCCNKCWEEWKTYRIMVMNELRLDMSLPEHRKLLKKNEKIFVGVLTPQGDIIDFTNENNRKPDKPQV, from the coding sequence ATGGCAAGAAACTGCACAAAATGCAAGTCTGAGATCCCAGATTCTGAGCAGCTTGATCCTGTGGCTTCTACCTATCCATGCTGCAACAAATGCTGGGAAGAATGGAAGACGTACAGAATAATGGTGATGAACGAGCTGAGGCTGGACATGTCGCTTCCAGAGCACAGAAAACTGTTAAAAAAGAACGAGAAAATCTTTGTCGGAGTACTCACGCCTCAGGGGGATATTATTGACTTTACAAATGAGAATAATCGCAAGCCCGACAAACCTCAAGTCTAG
- a CDS encoding bis(5'-nucleosyl)-tetraphosphatase: MVDERSSGILLFRHEGEKVKFLLLHYPSGHWDFIKGRIEKNEQLKEAALREAREETGITDIEFVDGYEEKIQYSYQYDGKTIQKEVVFFLAKTKTSDVILSDEHLDFVWLEFDEAYKKITYQNARTLLAKARSLVFGQIK, from the coding sequence ATGGTAGATGAGCGATCTTCTGGAATACTCTTGTTTCGCCACGAAGGTGAAAAAGTCAAGTTTTTGCTTTTACACTATCCGTCAGGGCATTGGGATTTCATAAAAGGAAGAATCGAAAAGAATGAGCAGTTAAAGGAGGCTGCCCTTAGGGAGGCACGTGAGGAAACAGGCATAACAGACATAGAGTTCGTAGACGGATATGAGGAAAAAATTCAGTACAGTTATCAGTACGACGGCAAGACCATACAAAAGGAGGTTGTCTTCTTTTTAGCAAAGACAAAGACATCAGATGTCATACTATCTGATGAGCATCTTGATTTTGTATGGCTCGAATTTGATGAAGCTTACAAAAAGATCACATATCAGAATGCAAGAACTCTGTTGGCAAAGGCAAGAAGTTTAGTTTTTGGTCAGATCAAATAG
- a CDS encoding adenylosuccinate synthetase: MPSLVIVGGFFGDEGKGKIISYLAQKDKPTIVVRGGAGPNAGHTIEDGNKKYKVRMLPSGFLNKKAKLMIGPGVVVNPDVLHKEISEFDVASRTFVDYNTGIIEKIHTDADSAGRLKEKIGSTGSGTGPANADRAMRTLKMARDIPSLKQYLADVPAEINLALEHDENVLVEGTQGTFLSLFHGSYPYVTSKDVTASGICADIGLGPKNVDDVMVVFKSYVTRVGEGLLEGELSKEETAARGWAEIGTVTGRQRRAAEFNFNMAKRAVMLNSATQIGLTKLDVLFPECAHAQSFDTLSDKAKAFVTKIEDETDVPVTLIGTGPGVTDIIDLRS, encoded by the coding sequence ATGCCATCACTTGTCATTGTTGGAGGATTCTTCGGGGATGAGGGAAAGGGCAAGATAATCTCGTATCTTGCACAGAAAGACAAACCTACAATTGTCGTACGAGGTGGCGCAGGACCAAATGCAGGACACACTATAGAAGATGGCAATAAAAAATACAAAGTAAGGATGCTGCCAAGTGGCTTTCTTAACAAGAAAGCAAAACTGATGATTGGCCCTGGAGTGGTAGTAAACCCTGATGTTCTGCACAAGGAGATATCGGAATTTGATGTAGCGAGCAGAACTTTTGTAGACTATAACACAGGTATAATAGAAAAAATTCACACCGATGCTGATTCGGCTGGCAGATTGAAGGAAAAGATTGGAAGCACCGGCTCTGGCACAGGACCTGCAAACGCAGACAGAGCAATGCGTACGCTAAAGATGGCACGTGACATCCCGTCTCTAAAACAGTACCTTGCCGACGTGCCTGCAGAAATCAACCTGGCCCTTGAGCATGACGAAAACGTACTAGTTGAAGGCACACAAGGCACATTTCTATCTCTATTTCATGGCTCGTATCCGTATGTCACTTCAAAGGATGTGACTGCCTCAGGAATATGCGCAGATATTGGCCTTGGCCCCAAAAATGTAGATGATGTGATGGTGGTATTCAAATCATATGTAACACGCGTGGGCGAAGGGCTGCTTGAGGGAGAGCTCTCAAAGGAGGAGACAGCAGCTAGGGGCTGGGCGGAGATAGGCACGGTTACAGGCAGGCAAAGACGTGCAGCCGAATTCAATTTCAACATGGCCAAGCGTGCAGTCATGCTCAACAGCGCAACACAAATAGGGCTGACCAAACTGGACGTGCTCTTTCCTGAATGCGCACACGCACAATCATTTGATACACTCAGCGATAAGGCAAAGGCATTTGTTACAAAAATCGAGGACGAGACTGACGTGCCTGTGACGTTGATTGGCACCGGGCCGGGCGTGACCGACATTATAGATTTGCGAAGTTAG